From Sulfuracidifex tepidarius, one genomic window encodes:
- a CDS encoding TIGR00304 family membrane protein, translating to MRLILLGFLIILLGFALVIAGSITSPTAGFGGVVLIGPFPIFFGEGPSNYAGDFVILGIVLTVIAVGFYLLNIILLRSFRR from the coding sequence ATGAGGTTAATCTTGTTGGGCTTCCTGATCATCCTCCTGGGGTTCGCTCTGGTGATAGCGGGGAGCATAACAAGTCCGACCGCCGGGTTCGGAGGAGTAGTCCTGATAGGGCCTTTCCCTATCTTCTTCGGCGAAGGCCCGTCAAACTACGCCGGCGACTTCGTGATCCTAGGCATAGTCCTCACAGTGATAGCAGTTGGTTTCTATTTGCTGAACATAATTCTCCTCAGGTCATTCAGGAGGTGA